A window of Terriglobales bacterium genomic DNA:
TGGAGCGCCATTTTGTTCGGGGACGAATGGCTGAAGCGCGTTTACACCAGCCGCTACGCTACCTCCTCGGCGACGAACTTCTCATAGTCCTGCGCCGAAAGCAGGCTGTTAACCTCGCCGGGATTCGAAATGTTTACCTTTATCATCCATGCACCGTGAGCATCCGTATTGATCTTTTCCGGCGACTTCGACAGATCCTCATTTACCTCCGCCACCGTCCCCGAGACCGGCGCATATAAGTCCGACACAGCTTTTACGGATTCCACTGTCCCGAAGCTCTTACCCGCAGTAACGCTGGCGCCAACTTTAGGCAGCTCCACAAAAACAATGTCGCCCAGAGACTCCTGGGCGTGATCGGTGATGCCGATGACTCCGGTGTTACCTTGGATTCTGATCCACTCGTGCTCTTTGGTGTATTTGAAATCCTGCGGATATGTCATTTCTCGTTCTCCAGAAGTGCGGAATCATTGCCGCCAACGACAGGCTATACGAAGGATCACTACGGTCTCTCTTGCAAGCTCTGCGGTTTCCTGCGCCTGCATGCAAGGTGGTTTGATTCTGCTCGATGCAATAGGAATCAGGAATTCTTCTTTGGCCGTTTGTAAAAAGGCGTGGGCACAACCTTAGCTTTGACTCCTTGCCCGCGAATTTCCACGGCTAGCTCTGTTCCCACTGCCGAATGCCCCAGTGGCACGTAGGCCAGTGCAATGTTCTTCTTCAGAAACGGAGCATAGGAACCGCTGGTTACCCATCCAATTTCTTGGCCGGCCGTATCCAGCAACCTGTATCCATCGCGCGCAATGCCGCGGTCCATCATCTCCAACCCCACCAGCGTCCGGGTGATCCCTTGGGTCTTGGCCTTAGCCAGGGCATCCCGGCCCGTGAATTCCGACTTCTCCATCTTGCAGAAGCGGTCCAGGCCGGCTTCCCAAACATTGATTGAGTCCGAAATTTCGTG
This region includes:
- the gcvH gene encoding glycine cleavage system protein GcvH; amino-acid sequence: MTYPQDFKYTKEHEWIRIQGNTGVIGITDHAQESLGDIVFVELPKVGASVTAGKSFGTVESVKAVSDLYAPVSGTVAEVNEDLSKSPEKINTDAHGAWMIKVNISNPGEVNSLLSAQDYEKFVAEEVA